The Acidimicrobiia bacterium genomic sequence CGGTCTGCGGTCGATGTTCGTCGCGTTCGTCGGCGCGTGCGTGCTCCTCATCGTGGTCGGCATGCTCACCGGTGACCGTCGCGGCGCGCGCCGTCGCCACCGCCGATGAACGGCTTCGATATTCGACAAGAGCGCGCGGGCGACGAGCCCGCGATCACCGCGATCCACGCGGCCGCGTTCCGCCGTCCCGATCAACCCGATGTCGAGCCGCCCGAGGCTCAGCTCGTCACGGATCTCCGCGCGGGTGACGCGTGGATCCCCGAGCTCTCCATCGTCGCGGTCGACGGTGACACCATCGTCGGTCACGTCGTCTGCACGCGCGCCACGATCGCGAGATCGATCCCCGTGCTCGGTCTCGGACCGATCGGTGTCGTGCCCGCGCGGCAGGGCCACGGCATCGGCATCGCGCTCGTGCGCGCGGCGCTCGCCACCGCCGACGCGCGCGGCGAGCGACTCGTCGCGCTGCTCGGCAGTCCTGCGTACTACTCGCGGTTCGGCTTCGGACCCGCGAGCGCGCACGGGATCGAACCGCCGCGCGAATGGTACGGCGAGGACTTCCAGGTCTTCCCGCTCACCGCGGCCACCGGCACCGAGCGCGGCAAGTTCGCCTACGCGAAGCCCTTCGACCAGGTCCCGTAGATCTCGGTGGTTCCCGCAGGAACGCCCGGGTCGCTCTGCGGCCCGGGCGACTCGCGCGCTGAGGCGTCAGGAGCGGCGAGCGCAGCGAGCGCGACCAGAAAGCTCAGACCTGGGCGGTGGGGAGTCCCATGTCGGGCTCGGCGCCGCTGCGGACCTTCATCGCGCGGCCGTCGGCGTCGAGGTCGAAGTTCACGCGCTGGCCCTGGCGCAGCATGCGGAACACGGAGCCTTCGAGCGCGCCCGCCGCGAGCACGTACTCGGAACGGTCGCGGTCGGACACGATCACGCCTTCGGACGTGAGCGGGTCGAACATCTTCACGACGCCCTGCATCGCCCGCTCCTCAGCGCGCCGCGGTCACGGCTTGACGACCTTGCCCGCCTTGATGCACGACGTGCACACGTGCAGCCGGCGCGGCGAGCCGTTCACGACCGCGCGCACCTTCTGGATGTTCGGGTTCCAGCGCCGCTTCGTGCGGCGGTGCGAGTGACTGAGCCGCATGCCGAAGTTCGGACGCTTCCCACACACTTCGCACACGGACGCCATGTCGACACACCCTCTGATTCCCGACGGAAAAGCCTGGGCACGATAGCAGCCGGGTAGTGTCGATCTCGTGCCCGGCCTGACGAGCCTCGGCCCGGCCGATCTGCGGCGGGTGGTGCTGCGCTTCCGCGACGCCCTCCGCGATCACCAGGAGGAGCTCAACCGCCTCAACGTCTATCCCGTGCCCGACGGCGACACCGGCACGAACATGGCGTTGACCCTCGAATCGGTCGCGCACGAGCTCGGCACCGCCGAGGCGATGGGGGAGGTGTGCACCGCGATGTCGCGCGGCTCGCTCATGGGCGCGCGCGGCAACTCGGGGGTGATCCTCTCGCAGATCCTGCGGGGCGTCGCCGACGTGTGTGCGCCGCTGGCCGCGCTCGGACCCGCAGACCTCGCGGTCGCGATTCGGCGCGCCGCCGACGCTGCGTACGAAGCCGTGCTGCGTCCGGTCGAGGGCACGATCCTCACGGTGGTGCGGGAGACGGCCGAGGCGATCGAGTCGGTCCCGAACCTCGACCTCGCGGCGCTGCTCGCGCACGCGGCCGAAGCCGCCGATCGCGCGGTCGCGCGCACGCCCGAGCTGTTGCCGGTGCTGCGCGACGCGGGTGTCGTCGACGCGGGCGGCAAGGGCTTCACCCTGTTGATCGCCGCGTTCCTCGAAGTCGTCGCGGGCCGCCCGATTCCCGAGCCCGCGACGGTGAGCACGCCGCCGTCGGTGGAGGCGCACCTGCGCGGCGACGACATCGCGGGACTGCGCTACGAGGTCATGTACCTGCTCGACGCCCACGACTCGACCATCCCCGCGTTCAAGGACACGTGGGGCGCGCTCGGCGACTCGATCGTCGTCGTCGGCGGATCGGGTCTGTGGAACTGCCACGTGCACACGAACGACGTCGGCGCCGCGATCGAAGCCGGCATCGATGCGGGCCGTCCGCATCAGATCCGCGTGACCGATCTCTTCGACCAGGTCGCGCACGGCGCGCACGATCACGCGGCGCACGAGCCGGAGTGGGTCGAGCAGGGCGGCGGTGTCGCGACCGTGGTCGCGGAGCCGGTCGAGACCGCGGTCGTCGCGGTCGCGGTGGGCGGCGGCGTCCGCCGCTTGCTGACGAGCCTCGGTGTGCAGGTCGTCGTCGCGGGCGGTCAGTCGATGAACCCGTCGACCGCGCAGATCCTCGAAGCGGTCGATTCGACGTCGGCCGACAATGTCATCGTGCTGCCGAACAACAAGAACATCGTTCCGGTCGCGCAGCAGGTCGACGCGTTGAGCGCGCGCAACGTCGAGGTCGTGCCGACGACGAGCATGGTCGAAGCGCTGAGCGCGCTCGTCGGCTACGACCCGCGCGCCGAGCTCGGCGCGAATGTCGCCGCGCTCACCGAAGCCGCGGCGCGCGTCCGCACCGGTGAGGTGACGCGAGCCGTACGCGACGCGGCCGCCGACTTCGGACCGGTGCACGAAGGCGACTGGATCGCGATCGACGGCTTCGGCATCTGCGCGTCGGCGAAGGATCCGGTCGGGGCGGTGACCGCGCTGCTCGAACGGCTGGTCGACGACGAGAGCGAGATCGTCACCGTGCTCGTCGGCGCGGAAGCGCAGGCGTCCGACACCGCGCGCATCCGCGAGCATCTCGCCGACGCGCATCCGGAAGTCGAGGCCGAGTTCCACGACGGCGGCCAGCCGCTGTACCCGTATCTCGTCGGCGTGGAGTAGCCGGGCGCGAATGGTCGAGCCGGCGAAGTCGCCGCTGACGCTGCGCGAGCTGCGCGCCCTTCCCGTCGCGCGCCTCGCGGGCGTCGGCAACGCGCTCGAGGAACGGCTCGCGATCATGGGCATCGAGTCGGTGCTCGACGTGCTCCAGCACTACCCACGTCGCTACATCGACCGCACGCACAAATCCGAGATCGCGGCGCTCGAGGTCGGCGAGGAAGCGACGGTGTTCGGCGA encodes the following:
- a CDS encoding cold-shock protein yields the protein MQGVVKMFDPLTSEGVIVSDRDRSEYVLAAGALEGSVFRMLRQGQRVNFDLDADGRAMKVRSGAEPDMGLPTAQV
- a CDS encoding N-acetyltransferase, coding for MNGFDIRQERAGDEPAITAIHAAAFRRPDQPDVEPPEAQLVTDLRAGDAWIPELSIVAVDGDTIVGHVVCTRATIARSIPVLGLGPIGVVPARQGHGIGIALVRAALATADARGERLVALLGSPAYYSRFGFGPASAHGIEPPREWYGEDFQVFPLTAATGTERGKFAYAKPFDQVP
- a CDS encoding DAK2 domain-containing protein, translated to MPGLTSLGPADLRRVVLRFRDALRDHQEELNRLNVYPVPDGDTGTNMALTLESVAHELGTAEAMGEVCTAMSRGSLMGARGNSGVILSQILRGVADVCAPLAALGPADLAVAIRRAADAAYEAVLRPVEGTILTVVRETAEAIESVPNLDLAALLAHAAEAADRAVARTPELLPVLRDAGVVDAGGKGFTLLIAAFLEVVAGRPIPEPATVSTPPSVEAHLRGDDIAGLRYEVMYLLDAHDSTIPAFKDTWGALGDSIVVVGGSGLWNCHVHTNDVGAAIEAGIDAGRPHQIRVTDLFDQVAHGAHDHAAHEPEWVEQGGGVATVVAEPVETAVVAVAVGGGVRRLLTSLGVQVVVAGGQSMNPSTAQILEAVDSTSADNVIVLPNNKNIVPVAQQVDALSARNVEVVPTTSMVEALSALVGYDPRAELGANVAALTEAAARVRTGEVTRAVRDAAADFGPVHEGDWIAIDGFGICASAKDPVGAVTALLERLVDDESEIVTVLVGAEAQASDTARIREHLADAHPEVEAEFHDGGQPLYPYLVGVE
- the rpmB gene encoding 50S ribosomal protein L28, encoding MASVCEVCGKRPNFGMRLSHSHRRTKRRWNPNIQKVRAVVNGSPRRLHVCTSCIKAGKVVKP